One part of the Chryseobacterium mulctrae genome encodes these proteins:
- the guaA gene encoding glutamine-hydrolyzing GMP synthase: MNNGIIILDFGSQYNQLIGRRIREMGVYSEILPFNTPLETILEKQPRGIILSGGPSSVNAENAHLVEKELYEQGIPVLGICYGMQLTAHLLGGKVHKGVKGEYGKAHLEIVKESSLLKGVTNDSIVWMSHFDEVGELPAGFELNAKSGVIASISNEDKKIYCVQFHPEVSHTEEGGKMLENFVFSICNAEKNWKLTNYIDKTVAEIKERVGDQKVILGLSGGVDSSVAAVLIHKAIGDQLTCIFVDTGLLRKDEDVKVMQNYGEHFHMNIKLVDAKERFLSKLAGVDDPEAKRKIIGNEFIHVFDEESHKIEGAKFLAQGTIYPDVIESQSVNGPSAVIKSHHNVGGLPEDMEFELLEPLRELFKDEVRKVGEELGIPHHLVHRHPFPGPGLGIRILGAVDAEKVKILQEADDIFIEELYKNDLYEKVSQAFVVLLPVKSVGVMGDERTYEYTAVVRSANTIDFMTATWSRLPYEFLDTVSSRIINEVRGINRVAYDISSKPPATIEWE; this comes from the coding sequence ATGAACAACGGTATTATCATATTAGATTTCGGATCTCAGTACAACCAGCTTATCGGAAGAAGAATCCGTGAGATGGGGGTTTATTCCGAAATTTTACCTTTCAATACACCATTAGAAACAATTTTAGAAAAACAACCGAGAGGAATTATCCTTTCTGGAGGTCCAAGTTCTGTAAATGCAGAAAATGCACACTTAGTTGAAAAAGAATTGTACGAACAAGGAATTCCTGTTTTGGGAATTTGCTACGGAATGCAGTTAACAGCACATCTTTTAGGCGGAAAAGTACATAAAGGTGTAAAAGGTGAGTACGGAAAAGCACATTTGGAAATTGTAAAAGAATCTTCTTTATTGAAAGGGGTTACCAACGATTCTATTGTTTGGATGAGCCACTTTGACGAAGTGGGAGAATTACCTGCAGGTTTTGAATTAAATGCAAAATCTGGCGTAATTGCTTCAATTTCTAATGAAGATAAAAAAATCTATTGTGTACAGTTTCACCCGGAAGTTTCTCACACAGAAGAAGGTGGAAAAATGTTAGAAAACTTTGTTTTCTCAATCTGTAATGCAGAGAAAAACTGGAAACTGACCAATTATATCGACAAAACAGTTGCAGAAATTAAAGAAAGAGTAGGAGATCAGAAAGTAATTCTTGGTCTTTCAGGTGGAGTAGATTCTTCTGTTGCTGCAGTGTTAATTCACAAAGCGATTGGTGATCAATTGACTTGTATCTTCGTGGATACAGGATTATTGAGAAAAGATGAAGATGTAAAAGTAATGCAGAATTACGGAGAGCATTTCCATATGAATATTAAGCTTGTTGATGCTAAAGAAAGATTTTTATCTAAATTAGCTGGAGTTGATGATCCTGAAGCTAAAAGAAAAATTATCGGGAACGAGTTTATTCACGTTTTCGACGAAGAATCTCATAAAATTGAAGGGGCTAAATTCTTAGCTCAGGGAACAATTTATCCTGACGTAATTGAAAGTCAGTCTGTAAATGGTCCTTCTGCAGTAATCAAATCTCATCACAATGTTGGTGGACTTCCGGAAGATATGGAGTTTGAATTATTGGAGCCTTTAAGAGAATTATTCAAAGACGAAGTAAGAAAAGTAGGTGAAGAATTGGGTATTCCTCATCATTTGGTACACAGACATCCTTTCCCTGGTCCTGGTTTAGGAATCAGAATTTTAGGTGCTGTAGATGCTGAAAAAGTGAAAATCCTTCAGGAAGCGGATGATATTTTCATCGAAGAATTGTACAAAAACGATTTGTATGAGAAAGTTTCTCAGGCTTTTGTGGTGCTTCTTCCTGTAAAATCTGTAGGAGTAATGGGTGACGAAAGAACTTACGAATACACTGCGGTTGTTCGTTCTGCAAACACAATCGACTTTATGACGGCAACGTGGAGCAGACTTCCTTATGAGTTTTTAGATACTGTTTCTAGCAGAATTATCAACGAAGTAAGAGGGATCAACAGAGTAGCTTACGATATTTCAAGCAAACCGCCTGCAACAATCGAGTGGGAATAA
- the purD gene encoding phosphoribosylamine--glycine ligase produces MRILIIGEGGRESALAAKLQKDSRVSHMFFANGNATTGAIGKNVHLSEIKELRDFAIKEKVDLTIVGPEAPLVAGLKDEFKKHGLKVFGPNQKVASLEGSKAFSKKFMQTYDIKTAKAVVFDSYPEAKEYVQNQEYPLVVKASGLAGGKGVVICETLEEAEATIHDFMIRRIYGDAGIRLVIEEYLVGFEASIIAFSNGEKIYPCIAAKDYKKVGNGDTGPNTGGMGSVAPSPEFTEVHYVDFENNILNPTVKGLKAEGFTFKGMIFFGLMITKNGTYLLEYNMRFGDPETQVLMALMENNLLDVINDCMEGKEIELKFKDEKAVCLVMCSGGYPRNIETGFEITGEEKVRHSQLLYAGAIKKGDKVVSNGGRVLNIVATGATYEDARKKVYEDASHVHFDYGFYREDIGKF; encoded by the coding sequence ATGAGAATATTAATCATAGGTGAAGGTGGAAGAGAATCTGCTTTGGCAGCAAAACTTCAGAAGGATTCTAGAGTGAGTCATATGTTTTTCGCCAACGGAAATGCAACTACTGGTGCGATAGGAAAAAATGTTCATTTATCAGAGATTAAAGAACTTAGAGATTTTGCAATTAAGGAAAAAGTAGATCTTACGATTGTAGGACCAGAAGCTCCTTTAGTAGCTGGTTTGAAGGATGAATTTAAGAAGCATGGTCTTAAAGTTTTCGGTCCGAATCAGAAAGTAGCAAGTCTTGAAGGAAGTAAGGCTTTCTCTAAGAAATTTATGCAGACCTATGATATCAAAACTGCAAAAGCGGTAGTGTTTGATTCTTATCCTGAAGCTAAAGAATATGTTCAGAATCAGGAATATCCTTTAGTGGTAAAAGCAAGTGGTCTTGCTGGTGGAAAAGGAGTTGTAATCTGCGAAACTTTGGAAGAAGCAGAAGCTACGATTCACGATTTTATGATCAGAAGAATCTATGGCGATGCAGGAATTCGTTTGGTTATCGAAGAATATTTAGTCGGTTTTGAAGCGTCAATTATTGCATTCTCAAATGGTGAAAAAATATATCCATGTATTGCTGCTAAAGATTACAAAAAAGTAGGAAACGGTGATACTGGTCCAAATACAGGAGGAATGGGTTCTGTGGCTCCAAGCCCTGAATTCACTGAAGTACATTATGTTGATTTCGAAAATAATATTTTGAATCCTACTGTAAAAGGTCTTAAAGCTGAAGGTTTCACTTTCAAAGGAATGATTTTCTTTGGATTAATGATTACTAAAAACGGAACTTACTTATTAGAGTACAACATGAGATTCGGTGATCCGGAAACTCAGGTTTTGATGGCATTAATGGAAAATAATCTGTTGGATGTTATCAACGACTGTATGGAAGGTAAAGAAATTGAACTTAAATTTAAAGACGAAAAAGCAGTTTGTCTTGTAATGTGTTCAGGAGGTTATCCTAGAAATATCGAAACCGGCTTTGAAATCACTGGTGAAGAAAAAGTAAGACACAGTCAGCTTTTATATGCAGGAGCAATCAAAAAAGGAGATAAAGTAGTTTCTAACGGTGGTAGAGTTTTAAATATCGTTGCAACAGGCGCTACTTACGAAGATGCCCGCAAAAAAGTTTACGAAGACGCAAGTCATGTACATTTCGATTATGGCTTCTACAGAGAAGACATCGGAAAGTTTTAA
- the purH gene encoding bifunctional phosphoribosylaminoimidazolecarboxamide formyltransferase/IMP cyclohydrolase encodes MSKRVLISVSDKSGLTEFAQFLESQNYELISTGGTFKHLKEAGLNPIQIDEVTDFPEMLDGRVKTLHPKVHGGLLAVRSNEEHMKTVQEHGIGLIDMVIVNLYPFFENVNKDIALHEKVEFIDIGGPSMLRSAAKNFDSVTVLTDVEDYAKVRIEMEQNGDTYIETRKKLAGKVFNLTSAYDAAISRMLLDEEYPTYLSASYKKVADLRYGENPHQTAAYYASTFENGAMKDFEQLGGKELSFNNLRDMDLCWKVVTEFKEEMACCAVKHSTPCGVAIGTSALETYAKTFECDPVSIFGGIVAMNYKIDAATAEELNKTFLEIVMAPDFDEEALEVLRKKKNLRIIKIVNPVSDKQTWVKVDGGILVQDNDSIFSDDIKVVTETQPTEEQKKALLFSQRVVKYVKSNAIVVSNGIQAFGIGSGQVNRIWATQQAIERAKEKFSGDLVLASDAFFPFRDVVDFCAQEGITAIIQPGGSVKDQDSIEAANEHKIPMMFTGIRHFFH; translated from the coding sequence ATGAGCAAGAGAGTTTTGATCAGTGTTTCTGACAAAAGCGGATTAACAGAATTCGCACAGTTTTTGGAATCCCAAAATTATGAATTGATTTCTACAGGCGGGACATTCAAACATTTGAAAGAGGCTGGTTTAAATCCAATTCAGATTGATGAAGTAACCGATTTTCCTGAAATGTTGGATGGAAGAGTGAAAACTTTACACCCAAAAGTTCACGGTGGTTTATTGGCGGTTCGTTCAAACGAAGAACACATGAAAACCGTTCAGGAGCACGGAATTGGCTTGATCGACATGGTAATCGTAAATCTTTACCCTTTCTTTGAGAATGTAAATAAAGACATTGCTCTTCACGAAAAAGTAGAATTTATCGACATCGGAGGTCCTTCAATGCTTCGTTCTGCAGCTAAAAACTTTGATTCTGTAACGGTACTTACTGACGTTGAAGATTACGCAAAAGTAAGAATCGAAATGGAACAAAACGGTGACACTTACATCGAAACTCGTAAAAAATTAGCAGGAAAAGTATTCAATTTGACTTCAGCTTATGATGCAGCAATTTCAAGAATGCTTTTAGATGAAGAATATCCAACTTATTTAAGTGCTTCTTACAAAAAAGTTGCTGACCTTAGATATGGTGAAAATCCTCATCAAACTGCTGCTTATTATGCTTCTACTTTCGAAAATGGAGCAATGAAAGATTTCGAACAATTGGGAGGTAAAGAATTGTCTTTCAATAATCTTCGTGATATGGATCTTTGCTGGAAAGTAGTTACAGAATTTAAAGAAGAAATGGCTTGTTGTGCTGTAAAGCATTCTACACCTTGTGGAGTTGCTATCGGAACTTCGGCTTTAGAAACTTATGCAAAAACTTTCGAATGTGATCCTGTTTCTATCTTTGGCGGAATTGTTGCAATGAACTACAAAATCGACGCAGCAACAGCTGAAGAATTAAACAAAACATTCCTTGAGATTGTAATGGCTCCGGATTTTGATGAAGAAGCTTTGGAAGTTTTAAGAAAAAAGAAAAATTTAAGAATTATAAAAATCGTAAACCCTGTTTCTGACAAACAAACTTGGGTGAAGGTTGATGGTGGAATTTTAGTTCAGGACAACGACAGTATTTTCTCTGATGATATTAAAGTAGTTACTGAAACCCAGCCTACAGAAGAGCAGAAGAAAGCATTATTATTCTCTCAGAGAGTGGTAAAATATGTGAAATCTAACGCGATTGTAGTTTCTAACGGAATTCAGGCTTTCGGAATCGGAAGCGGACAAGTTAACAGAATCTGGGCAACTCAACAAGCAATTGAAAGAGCAAAAGAAAAATTCTCAGGAGACTTAGTTTTAGCTTCTGATGCGTTTTTCCCTTTCCGTGATGTGGTAGATTTCTGCGCTCAGGAAGGTATTACGGCAATTATTCAGCCGGGGGGAAGTGTAAAAGACCAAGACAGCATCGAAGCGGCAAATGAGCACAAGATTCCGATGATGTTTACTGGAATTAGACATTTTTTCCATTAA
- the purN gene encoding phosphoribosylglycinamide formyltransferase has product MKNLVILVSGSGTNLQRIIDTIDSGEIQNAKVSLVVADRECFGLERAKNHNIENVLIPRGKNFSSELSKIIPENTDLIVLAGFLSILKPEFCENWGGKIINIHPALLPKFGGKGMWGHHVHNAVIEAKEKESGATVHFVTPGIDEGEAILQKSFEVTENDTPETVAEKVHKIEYEIFPIAINKVLNNVPI; this is encoded by the coding sequence ATGAAAAACTTAGTTATACTCGTTTCAGGTTCAGGAACCAATCTTCAGCGAATTATCGACACTATTGATAGCGGAGAAATCCAAAATGCAAAAGTATCTTTGGTAGTTGCCGACAGAGAATGTTTTGGATTGGAAAGAGCAAAAAATCATAATATAGAAAACGTTCTGATTCCAAGAGGAAAAAACTTCAGCAGCGAATTGAGTAAAATCATTCCCGAAAATACAGATCTTATTGTATTAGCTGGTTTTTTATCAATTTTAAAACCTGAGTTTTGTGAAAACTGGGGTGGTAAGATAATCAATATTCATCCTGCTTTGCTTCCAAAATTTGGAGGAAAAGGAATGTGGGGACATCATGTTCACAATGCGGTGATTGAAGCTAAAGAAAAAGAAAGCGGAGCAACCGTACATTTTGTAACTCCAGGAATTGACGAAGGAGAAGCGATTCTTCAAAAATCATTCGAAGTTACAGAAAACGACACTCCAGAAACTGTTGCAGAAAAAGTTCACAAAATTGAATATGAAATTTTTCCAATAGCGATAAATAAAGTATTGAATAATGTACCAATCTAG
- the purM gene encoding phosphoribosylformylglycinamidine cyclo-ligase, translated as MSNTYKSAGVDKEEGYKTVDKIKKAVGETHNSNVLNHLGSFGAFYEIGGYKNPVLVSGTDGVGTKLKVALDSKKYDSIGVDCFAMCANDILCHGAKPLFFLDYLACGKLDSEIAAEIVLGMVEACKDNNCALIGGETAEMPGMYKPGDYDVAGFCVGIVEKDQIIDGSKIKTGDKIIALPSSGFHSNGFSLVRKVFPDFNEEFEGKPLYETLLVPTKLYYKDIHKVIEEVKVAGIAHITGGGLYENIPRIIGDGLCASIDASKIQIPSVMLELEKRGGVAREEMFGTFNMGVGMIIVVDADHAEKVLHLLDDAYEIGEITAGSEKINLSF; from the coding sequence ATGAGCAACACGTACAAATCTGCAGGAGTAGACAAAGAAGAAGGTTACAAAACCGTTGACAAGATCAAAAAAGCGGTGGGTGAAACTCACAATTCTAATGTTTTGAATCATTTGGGAAGTTTTGGAGCTTTCTACGAGATTGGAGGTTACAAAAATCCTGTGTTGGTTTCTGGAACAGATGGAGTGGGAACGAAGCTTAAAGTGGCTTTAGACTCAAAAAAATACGATTCTATCGGGGTTGACTGTTTCGCAATGTGTGCCAATGATATTCTTTGTCACGGTGCAAAACCATTGTTCTTCCTTGATTATTTAGCTTGCGGAAAATTAGATTCCGAAATTGCTGCAGAGATCGTTTTAGGAATGGTAGAAGCGTGTAAAGACAACAACTGTGCGCTTATCGGTGGTGAAACTGCTGAAATGCCGGGAATGTACAAACCGGGAGACTACGATGTTGCAGGATTTTGTGTAGGAATTGTTGAAAAAGACCAGATTATTGACGGTTCAAAAATCAAAACGGGAGATAAAATCATTGCTTTGCCAAGTTCAGGTTTCCATTCAAACGGATTTTCTTTGGTAAGAAAAGTTTTCCCTGATTTTAATGAAGAATTTGAAGGGAAACCTTTGTACGAAACACTTTTGGTTCCTACAAAACTATATTATAAAGATATTCATAAAGTAATCGAAGAAGTAAAAGTTGCAGGTATCGCTCACATTACAGGCGGTGGTTTGTACGAAAATATCCCAAGAATTATTGGTGATGGTTTGTGTGCTTCTATTGATGCTTCAAAAATTCAGATTCCAAGCGTTATGTTGGAACTGGAAAAAAGAGGTGGTGTAGCTCGCGAAGAAATGTTCGGAACTTTCAATATGGGAGTTGGGATGATTATCGTTGTTGATGCAGACCATGCAGAAAAAGTTTTACACCTTCTTGATGACGCTTACGAAATTGGAGAAATTACTGCAGGAAGCGAAAAGATAAATCTATCATTTTAA
- a CDS encoding NADPH-dependent FMN reductase, protein MKILAVAGSNSETSINKLLVSYAASLIENAEVEIVDMNDFEMPIYKHQREVESGVPQEAKNFAEKIDAADILLVSLSEHNGTYSTAFKNVFDWTSRIKDRAVWNEKPMLLMATAPGGRGGLGVLEAAEKRFPLHGGNIIDTFTLPFFNDNFDKENKKVSNIDKNSELQEKLNKISAVEIILEK, encoded by the coding sequence ATGAAAATCTTAGCAGTAGCAGGAAGTAATTCCGAAACATCAATCAATAAATTATTAGTTTCTTACGCAGCTTCATTAATCGAAAATGCAGAAGTGGAAATCGTAGATATGAATGATTTTGAAATGCCGATCTACAAACATCAGCGTGAAGTAGAAAGCGGAGTTCCTCAGGAAGCAAAAAACTTTGCAGAAAAAATTGATGCTGCAGATATTCTTTTAGTTTCTTTGTCGGAGCACAACGGAACATATTCCACTGCATTTAAAAATGTTTTCGATTGGACTTCAAGAATTAAAGACAGAGCGGTTTGGAACGAAAAACCAATGTTGTTAATGGCTACAGCTCCTGGTGGAAGAGGTGGTTTGGGAGTTTTGGAAGCTGCAGAAAAGCGCTTTCCGTTACATGGAGGGAATATTATTGATACTTTCACGCTTCCATTCTTTAATGATAACTTCGATAAAGAAAATAAAAAAGTTTCTAACATCGATAAAAACAGTGAGTTACAAGAGAAATTAAATAAGATTTCTGCTGTTGAAATAATCTTAGAAAAATAG
- a CDS encoding pirin family protein, which translates to MKTVYHKADSRGHANHGWLNSYHTFSFAGYQNPERTHFGVLRVLNDDTVSQGMGFGTHPHKDMEIISIPLEGDLEHKDSMGTTAVIKKGEIQVMSAGTGVQHSEYNKNKDEAVKFLQIWVFPREVGVEPRYDQISIADGEKNNGFQQILSPNRNDAGVWIHQDAWFNLAKFTKGNGKNYMLNKKGNGVYAFVLKGSAKVGDRVLGERDGLGIWDTQSFNIEATEDTEILLMEVPMELPSYLK; encoded by the coding sequence ATGAAAACAGTTTATCACAAAGCAGATTCAAGAGGTCACGCAAACCATGGTTGGTTAAATTCTTATCACACATTCAGCTTTGCAGGTTACCAAAATCCTGAAAGAACCCATTTCGGAGTTTTAAGAGTGTTGAATGACGACACCGTTTCTCAGGGAATGGGTTTCGGAACACATCCACACAAAGACATGGAAATTATTTCTATTCCTTTGGAAGGAGATTTGGAACATAAAGATTCTATGGGAACAACTGCAGTAATCAAAAAAGGAGAAATTCAGGTAATGAGCGCAGGAACGGGAGTTCAACACAGCGAATATAACAAAAATAAAGACGAAGCCGTAAAATTCTTACAAATCTGGGTTTTCCCCAGAGAAGTTGGCGTTGAGCCAAGATACGATCAGATAAGTATTGCAGACGGAGAAAAAAACAACGGATTCCAACAGATTTTATCACCGAATAGAAACGATGCCGGAGTTTGGATCCATCAGGATGCATGGTTCAATTTGGCTAAATTTACCAAAGGAAACGGTAAAAACTATATGCTCAATAAAAAAGGAAATGGCGTTTACGCTTTTGTTTTAAAAGGAAGTGCAAAAGTAGGCGATAGAGTTTTAGGTGAAAGAGACGGTTTAGGAATCTGGGATACCCAAAGTTTCAACATCGAAGCAACAGAAGACACTGAAATCCTTTTAATGGAAGTTCCTATGGAATTACCCTCTTATTTAAAATAA
- a CDS encoding nuclear transport factor 2 family protein, with the protein MKKTKLFFALAIFLFAFSSFSAQSKDAKFEKEKKEISKMLDDFNVAAANAEFEKYFSFFADESTFIGTDATEIWNKQEFKTWAKPHFDKKKTWNFTSVKRNIYFSKDGNFAWFDELLDTQMKICRGSGVLEKINGAWKVKQYVLSMTVPNDVVDKVVAEKSAMEDDILTELKNNKK; encoded by the coding sequence ATGAAAAAAACAAAACTTTTCTTTGCTTTAGCAATCTTTCTATTTGCTTTTTCAAGCTTTTCAGCACAATCTAAAGATGCTAAATTTGAAAAAGAAAAAAAAGAAATCTCAAAAATGCTTGATGATTTCAATGTTGCTGCAGCCAACGCAGAATTTGAAAAATACTTCAGTTTTTTTGCTGATGAATCTACATTTATCGGAACCGACGCAACAGAAATCTGGAATAAGCAAGAATTTAAAACTTGGGCAAAACCGCATTTCGACAAGAAAAAAACATGGAATTTTACTTCCGTGAAAAGAAATATCTATTTCAGTAAAGATGGAAATTTCGCTTGGTTTGACGAATTATTGGATACTCAAATGAAAATCTGCCGTGGCTCAGGAGTTTTAGAAAAAATAAACGGAGCCTGGAAAGTAAAACAATATGTACTTTCAATGACAGTTCCAAATGACGTTGTCGATAAAGTGGTTGCCGAAAAATCTGCAATGGAAGATGATATTTTAACGGAACTGAAAAACAATAAAAAATAA
- a CDS encoding succinylglutamate desuccinylase/aspartoacylase family protein, giving the protein MIKLIFKTIVLSAFVSFTMLKSQSVKEILKQNGSFRKDTIFSVKSDSKETYLPVTIIKGKENGPVFTIVAGIHGYEYPPIIAVQELLKEIKPENIKGSLIIIPIANVESFQKRTPFVNPLDQKNLNTAFPGLEKGSSTEQIAHLITKEIIPNSTFFLDIHGGDANEDLLSFVCYYDRKDTAENTKKTHDLSVKSGIQYVVSYPYTLTPTEPAKYAFKEATQQGIIALSIEAGKLGTVQKDNVHLIKTAVYNMLENSGNYVTGKSKTVNQKQTVLLNQQDYIRVPEDGIFYSELKSGDKVKKNQILGYITDKFGNKKHDIVSQTTGIILYKVGTPPVNKGETLFCIGYFRK; this is encoded by the coding sequence ATGATAAAATTGATCTTCAAAACGATTGTGTTATCAGCTTTTGTTTCTTTTACAATGTTGAAATCTCAATCAGTAAAGGAAATTTTAAAGCAAAATGGTTCTTTCAGAAAAGACACAATATTTTCTGTTAAAAGTGATTCAAAGGAAACTTATTTACCGGTTACGATTATTAAAGGAAAAGAAAATGGTCCGGTTTTCACTATTGTTGCAGGAATTCATGGCTACGAATATCCACCAATTATTGCTGTTCAGGAATTATTAAAAGAAATAAAACCTGAAAATATAAAAGGAAGTTTAATTATTATTCCGATCGCAAATGTTGAATCTTTTCAAAAAAGGACTCCTTTTGTAAATCCTTTAGACCAGAAAAATTTAAATACCGCTTTTCCGGGCTTAGAAAAAGGAAGTTCAACCGAGCAGATCGCACACTTGATCACGAAAGAAATTATTCCGAATTCAACATTTTTTTTAGATATTCATGGTGGTGATGCTAATGAAGATTTACTGTCTTTTGTCTGCTATTACGACAGAAAAGATACAGCTGAAAACACTAAAAAAACTCACGATTTATCTGTAAAATCAGGAATTCAATATGTTGTTTCTTATCCTTACACTTTAACTCCGACCGAACCTGCGAAATATGCTTTCAAAGAAGCTACACAACAGGGAATTATAGCTTTGAGTATTGAAGCCGGAAAACTGGGAACTGTACAGAAAGACAATGTACATTTGATTAAAACTGCGGTTTACAACATGCTTGAAAATTCGGGAAATTATGTGACTGGAAAATCAAAAACGGTCAATCAAAAGCAAACTGTTCTTTTAAACCAGCAAGATTATATAAGAGTGCCGGAAGATGGAATTTTTTATAGTGAACTGAAAAGTGGAGATAAAGTAAAAAAGAATCAAATTTTAGGCTATATTACAGACAAATTTGGAAATAAAAAACACGATATCGTTTCACAAACCACCGGAATTATTTTGTACAAAGTAGGAACTCCGCCGGTAAATAAAGGTGAAACTCTTTTTTGTATCGGATATTTTAGGAAATGA
- a CDS encoding bile acid:sodium symporter, producing the protein MKLMTKIFTKQNTFLFLLVAMVLMAKLIPFKGSYNQFFNLSGFIDWGIAGIFLLYGLKLNLKEVVKDVSNWKLHLLIQSGTFIIFPLLVLIFYPFVKDSQYYNIWLSVFFLASLPSTVSSSVVMVSIAKGNVTSAIFNASISGVIGIVMTPLLMSFFLTSNGEGGNQIEIIEQLLLKVLLPIILGILLNPFFKKWVTKYSSIIAEFDRLIILLIVYESFSSAFIESIFASVPSVVFVILALSVVFLFFSVYEILKFLAKKMNFKPKEIITATFCGSKKSLVHGSLFLLVLGIPDEQKVLFLLPIMVYHSFQLFYVSWLANRIAKRMEITAS; encoded by the coding sequence ATGAAGCTGATGACTAAAATTTTCACCAAGCAAAATACTTTTCTTTTTTTATTGGTTGCGATGGTTTTAATGGCGAAACTGATTCCCTTTAAAGGATCTTACAACCAGTTTTTTAATCTTTCAGGATTTATCGATTGGGGAATTGCCGGGATTTTTCTTTTATATGGTTTAAAATTAAATCTGAAAGAAGTAGTAAAAGATGTTTCCAATTGGAAATTACATTTACTGATTCAGTCAGGCACTTTTATTATTTTTCCTTTACTGGTCTTAATTTTTTATCCATTTGTAAAAGATTCTCAATATTATAATATTTGGCTTTCCGTATTTTTTCTTGCAAGTTTACCGTCAACCGTTTCTTCATCGGTTGTGATGGTTTCTATTGCAAAAGGAAACGTAACTTCAGCGATTTTTAATGCTTCCATTTCAGGAGTTATCGGGATTGTGATGACTCCGCTTTTGATGAGTTTTTTCCTGACTTCGAATGGAGAAGGTGGAAATCAAATCGAGATTATCGAACAGTTATTACTAAAAGTTTTACTTCCGATTATTTTAGGGATTTTGCTGAATCCTTTTTTCAAAAAGTGGGTGACAAAATATTCAAGTATCATCGCAGAATTTGACCGACTGATTATTTTATTGATCGTGTATGAAAGCTTTTCGAGTGCATTTATTGAAAGTATTTTTGCTTCAGTTCCTTCAGTGGTGTTTGTAATTTTGGCGTTGAGTGTGGTTTTTCTGTTCTTTTCAGTCTATGAGATCCTTAAATTTTTGGCTAAAAAAATGAATTTTAAACCTAAAGAAATTATCACTGCTACTTTTTGCGGATCAAAAAAATCTTTGGTTCACGGAAGTTTGTTCCTGCTTGTTTTAGGAATTCCGGATGAGCAAAAAGTTTTATTTTTACTTCCTATAATGGTTTATCACAGTTTTCAATTGTTCTACGTAAGTTGGTTGGCAAACAGAATTGCAAAACGAATGGAAATTACAGCATCTTAA